Part of the Prosthecobacter debontii genome is shown below.
CCAGAGAATCTTGAGAGGCTTTTCACCGAACTACAAACCCGCTGCAAGATCAAGGTGGCTTCCCTTCCCATGCCAGACATGCCGCAGTGGCCCGGGGAGGTGCCGTGGCATTTCATCGCTCCGGACGAATTGGAAAAGCAGTCTTCGGACGGCCTCATTCAAATCAACGATTTGTTAGGCGAATGGCGCAGGCAGCGTGAAAGCTATCCAGGCTGGCTCGTGGCCCCTCTGGACATTCGCAGGCAGATCACACAATACACGGACTTCTGGCCCCACCCTCTGGCAACGAAGATGGCTGAAGGAACCGCGCCATCGGAAGTTGAGCTAGCAATCCTTCAGGAGCTTAAGTGGAGGTGGGATGTCTCACTGGACATCATCCACTATTCATGGGCACGGTGGGTAGAGGCAGCCGTTCAGCGCGCTGGAGATGCAAAGGCACTACCTGAGCACTCACGCAGGGCGCTGCGGGACCTGCGTCTGCTCCTCCTCCAGATCCATCGGGAAAACATGAATGAGGTAAACTTTACGCTCATCCTGGAAACTTTCCGTGCTGAGCGCGAGAACGATGCCGGGTTGGACGCGTGGCTATTGCATGAGGAATGTCTGCTGGCGTTTTACTGCCTGGACTTCGACCGCTTTGAGCCTGCCCTGGAAAGATTTGTCTCAGTCACCGCACCTAGCTTAAGACATGCCCTGAGGAAGATCGGGTGGCTTGCGGAGCAAGGAAAGATCGATGGAGTGAAGAAGCTGGCAGACATTGTGATCAAAGATCTTGTTCGGCAGGTGGACGAGACACAGAAGGACATCCTCAAACTGTCACTCGAAGGCTGGGCTCTGCTCTTCCACCAGATTACCTATCAGATGAGCATGCCAGATGTGGCAGCGGGAATTCCGAACCATCGGGACCGCCGGCGTGAGTTGAAAAGAGTGGAGTGTAACCCATGGGACAGGATTGAGGAACTCCGAAGCGCCATCGCCCTGGCCACGCCCAGAACCCCAAAGAAGCCTGAACGTGCGGGATTTGACCCAGGAACCTCCACGCACACGATCTCACTCTTTCCCCAGGGCATGGGCCAGGAAGAAATCTTAGCCTTCCAATATCTGCGGCTTTTTGACGAGGTAGGGCTGCCACACCACCCCGGCATTTTGAACATGGGAGGACCGACGATGGTGAAGGCCGCGCAGATGCTCATGCCCATTGCATTCAAGCGGGCGGTGGCCACGCGAATCCGAAATACTGACAAGACCCTGCAGGAAGAGCTGGGGAGAGGCACTGTGCTCCGCCTGCGCGCGGAAGATGCAGACTGGCTCATCAGTCTCTGCCTGCGCGGTCTGGCGCAGATGCTGCCGCGGCTGCAGGAGAATCTGGGTGCGCTGCGCAGCCACTATGCGGGCCGGGGCGCGCCCTACCTGTGGGACCTAGCATCCCGCCTGACACTCAGGATGACAACCATCCAGTTAGACGAGTTTTTTAACCTGCTGTGCCAGTTCCACGAGCACCCGGGGATCCATGCGGAGTTCATGACTTGGCGGTCCTGGGGCGAGGGACTGCGCAGGGTGCTTTTTTCAGGGACTCAAGACCAGTTGTCAGTGTGGCTGCCGGTGCTGGCGCGCATTCCGTTCGGGCCTTCAGCACATGGGGAAAATCCATGGATTACTCTGCCGTTTGAGCCATTCACCGCAGTGGAGCAGGCTCACATTTCCGATCATCACATAGGCTTCACCTTAGAGGAGGAAAATCTACAATCATGGCTGAACGGCCTGCGATCTCCGCAGGCTGGACGGCGGTGCGCTGCCTTCAACAGGCTGTCCTATCTATCTCAGACCAGCGCCTGGAATCCCGCGTGGTCTGAGGCCTTTGAACAGGCGCTGTGGACCCACAAGAACTCTGATGGGCTTCCGGCATGCAATCCGGGCCCCAGCCGCGTGTTTCTCGGCCTGCCGGAGCGGATTTCAGAAAATGCCAGGAGGCATCTCAAGGCCCACCTCCTGCGTGACGCTATCCCTCCTGTCAGCGAAACAGCCAGCGATGGAACCACCAAGTATTCCGGTGGCAATGCAAAGCACTACCTGCAGGAACTCGTCATACTGGCATCCTGGCCCTGGCAGCCTCCAGAGGAAAGAGCCTTTGGCATCACGTGGGAAACAGCGGAGGCCAGTCAAATCCTGCACCGGGCCCTGGAATGGTGGGATGCTAGCCAGAGGTACATCCTTGAAGAGCTTCTAAATGGAAAATCCGAATGGGAGCGACCACGCGAACTCCTCCAGGTTTTTGAGCAGGGGCTTTGCTGCGTGCTGGCACACTTGTCGTCTGGCGCAGGGCAGGCAGACATTGATCGTTTGATGAAGGTGGCAGCCGACATGAGCGCAGCAGGTTTCCAAGTGCCCAGGCTAGAGGTGGCCAGCTTCATGACGGACCGGCGTGATAACATGCAGCGGCATGATTTGCTGGTGGCATTAATCACTGGCGAACTCCTATCACTGGATGAGGAGCGCGTAGCATCCGCAGCTTATGCCGTAAGGCTGTGGATGGAGTGGCCTGAGGCAGAGGGAGGCAGGGTCAGCAACGTGCCTCAGCAGTTGCTGACCCTGCTCGTGAACCGTGTGAGATTCCGTATGGAACCGGG
Proteins encoded:
- a CDS encoding SIR2 family protein yields the protein MPDSALHSDLDYISRYLSQGKAVVVVGAGFSKNAQPKLRRDGATAMTVKMPDWNELVRRMAEELHPRDPAALERCLNSGHLQVAQQYEANEGPEALKSFIKQALHAVRVEPGELHHQLLKLPWADVLTFNYDSLLEEAALDFQPPQYTTIYSQANLLGASRPRIIKLHGSMPDGPFVITEEHFRTYAQDRPAFVNTVRQLMIENTLVLVGFSGTDPNFKLIHGWVRDLFEADIHRVYMCHVNGFSLPEARLFRKTYKIHLINLAELFNPGTQVSYPENLERLFTELQTRCKIKVASLPMPDMPQWPGEVPWHFIAPDELEKQSSDGLIQINDLLGEWRRQRESYPGWLVAPLDIRRQITQYTDFWPHPLATKMAEGTAPSEVELAILQELKWRWDVSLDIIHYSWARWVEAAVQRAGDAKALPEHSRRALRDLRLLLLQIHRENMNEVNFTLILETFRAERENDAGLDAWLLHEECLLAFYCLDFDRFEPALERFVSVTAPSLRHALRKIGWLAEQGKIDGVKKLADIVIKDLVRQVDETQKDILKLSLEGWALLFHQITYQMSMPDVAAGIPNHRDRRRELKRVECNPWDRIEELRSAIALATPRTPKKPERAGFDPGTSTHTISLFPQGMGQEEILAFQYLRLFDEVGLPHHPGILNMGGPTMVKAAQMLMPIAFKRAVATRIRNTDKTLQEELGRGTVLRLRAEDADWLISLCLRGLAQMLPRLQENLGALRSHYAGRGAPYLWDLASRLTLRMTTIQLDEFFNLLCQFHEHPGIHAEFMTWRSWGEGLRRVLFSGTQDQLSVWLPVLARIPFGPSAHGENPWITLPFEPFTAVEQAHISDHHIGFTLEEENLQSWLNGLRSPQAGRRCAAFNRLSYLSQTSAWNPAWSEAFEQALWTHKNSDGLPACNPGPSRVFLGLPERISENARRHLKAHLLRDAIPPVSETASDGTTKYSGGNAKHYLQELVILASWPWQPPEERAFGITWETAEASQILHRALEWWDASQRYILEELLNGKSEWERPRELLQVFEQGLCCVLAHLSSGAGQADIDRLMKVAADMSAAGFQVPRLEVASFMTDRRDNMQRHDLLVALITGELLSLDEERVASAAYAVRLWMEWPEAEGGRVSNVPQQLLTLLVNRVRFRMEPGLDDVLSVCGRLAISENCPFGTSHLQALEDGLRFLLHETAFSTAKESGWEPADEEHDVLMCKLRVESALLAKSLARLHDKGGEPRPEIVTTWLDTAAKDPLPEVRRVLWGMEPTSVTTAA